The Dama dama isolate Ldn47 chromosome X, ASM3311817v1, whole genome shotgun sequence nucleotide sequence CCCCGAGGTGTGTGGGATCCtaggtccctgaccagagattgaacccgccaCCTCCTTCATTGGGAGGTGAAGTCTCAACCAGCAGACCGCCAGGGACGtccccattttaaccatttttaagttcaACACTCAGTGGCAGGAAGTGTTCTTTTACTATCGTACAACAACCCGTGCTAtttgtttgcaagtattttttttttttagtgtaggaATCCAAAGAGGAAAAATGCTTACTTTCTAACAATGTGTTTGGACAAAGGCCGTGAGAACACATGCCAATGTATCTTTCTAAAAACGATGCAATCCTTGGAGTCAACTGGAGTCCATGGCATCTGGGAACAAATGAgctcagatgctgaagctgaagctccaatgcttcggccacctgatgcgaaagagctgactcactggaaaagaccctgatgctgggaaagattgagggcgggaggagaacggacaacggaggatgagatggctggatggcatcactgactgatggacatgggtttgagcaagctccgggagatggtgaagaacagggaggcctggcgtgctgcagtccatggggtcgcaaagagtcggacacgactgagtgactcaactgaactgtgCTTGGCTCTGCTCATAACTGTTCTGGGGTCCAGCggaaactctgggtccctctggcACTAAGTCATCCttgatgaaggaaggaaggaacgtGTAAAAGTTCGGTCACGGTCAAGATCACGGCTCCTGAGATTTGAACCATCAGATTCCTCAATAATCCACAGGATGCATTTTATTATTGCCTTTAGAGAGCTGTGGCCCCTGTGTGTCCCGGGAGACACAGACAAAGGATGGGTCCAGTAATACTCCCCAGGGACCTCCCATGCTACCCAGAAGTGGTTCACTTACCCCTTCCTCGCCTGTGCAGTTTCAGCATAGATGCTGTTGGAGGCCCACGTGTTTTCTCAACTGTGTAAccatctttacatttttttttaagcaaggaaCATGgctgagattatttttattttttaaatataatgtccACTAACGAGGAGATTTGTTCAGCCTTCCTACACGAgtgtgggcttcccgggtgagtcactggtaaagaatctgcctgcaatgcaggagatgtaggagataagggttcaatccccggggtGGGGAAATCGccgggaggagggcacggcaacccactccagtgtgcttgcctggagaatcccacggatccagaggaggctggtgggctacagtccctggggtcgcaaagagccggacacgcctGAGATGACTAAAACCCACAGAGTCTATACACTGAACATGTAAGTATGTAAAGGAGTATCTTCCCTGCGTTTTActtttctgaacttttttttttttaatggcttttaaGAGGGACAGCAGGATTGCAATAAAAATCCTCAACTTTGGggtcttccctggcggtccactggttaggagTCTGCCCTGTCGGTGTGGTAGacgtggttcaatccctgtccaGGGAAGTGATGAGCCTTTAAgtgcagacagaaaaaaaaaaaagtctattaacATAAACCCAGCTGCAGTGGAAAGGGGCTTGTTAGGAATCATAcgacttccattaaaaaaaagagagagagaagccacaAATCTGAACTTTGGAAAATAGAGTGAGGACAAAACTGACGTGTGGAACCATGGCTGGCTTTTGAACACGTGCTTGAAATGAACAGGCGGCAGAGACCCCTGACGTGGTGTTTGGGGGCATCCGAGGCTACCCAGACAAGGAATCTCGGGGAACAGCCCACCCTGGGGAACGAACCCAGCCAGCTAGCTGCACCTGCCGTCTTTGTCCTGCGGGACACAAAAGCAGGAGATAAAACAGGATGGCAAATATAGAAGCAGATTTTAAAGACGCCCTCTCTCGCGCCTTCCCCTCAGAGTTACACACAATACCGCGTTGCACGCCCACAGAGGGCATTGACAATCTTCACAGCTGCTTCTAGAAAGAAGTACTgcaaaatgccaaaaaaaaaaataaataaataaataaaataaaaaaagcaaaaccacacCGAACAGCTTGACGACGCCCCTAGTCTGAAGTGTTCTAAGCAGTTCTCTGAGGAGTTCCTTGGGAACGCAATCGACACAGCGTCCCGGTGGGAAACGCCAAGATACTCTCCGTGTTGGGAGGAGAACTCTGATGCTCCTCCGGAAAACTGACAAGCCTCCCCCTAATGCCAGCTAGGGAcacatttggccacctgatggcaaagagccagctcattggaaaagaccctgaggctgggaaagattgagggcgggaggagaagcggagggcagaggatgagatggttggatggcatcactgacttgatggacatgagtttgagcaaactccgggagttggtgatggacggggaggccgggtgtgctgcggtccatggggtcgcaaagggtcggacacgactgagcgactggacaacaacgagaaagggacaaagtaggtgattaaatagttaatcccaagAGGGTAttgtaagtagaaaaaatatgTGAGACCTCCGTGAGTTAattggagcagggcatggcaacccactccagtatttcttgcctggagaatcccatggacgggggagcctggcgaggctacagtccgtggggtcgtagagtcggaaatgactgagcgaccaagcacacagCTCAGTAAGTACGCAGGGTCCGGCACCCTGTAAAACCCACCCGCTTGTTAGACTCACAAGTGTCCTATTCTAATGAATCATTTCGTATCCATCACTTTACTCTCGCTGAATTCTTCTCTGTGCTGACATTCAGAACTGTGATTCCAGAGCTCTTTGGAGACCCCCCAAAATGACAGCTAACGCTTTCCCTAGGAGAAGAGTGTTTCCCTGGGACCCTCTCACCTCTTAAGGTAGCAGGTCCCAAGACAGACAACCCGGCGGGACTTTCTTTGTCCTGGGTCATTGATTACCCTGTTGCTGTTTAGacgttcagtcatgcctgactctctgcgaccccatggactgtagcccaccaggctcctctgtccctgggattctccaggcaagaatcctggagtggattgccatgccctcgtccagggaagcccaagggaccTTACAGATATAACTAaggttgaaaaagtgaaagtgaaagtcattcagtcgcgtctgactctttgcaggacccgcccccaacccccagcaactatacagtccatggaattctccaggccagaatactggagtgggtagcctttcccttctccaggttatggAGCTGAAAACAGGGAGATGATCCTGGATTAGCCTGGTGGGTCCACTCTAATCCCACGAGCCTTCAAAAGCAGAGGACGTTGTTGGGCTGGAGCgggagagaagggaaggcagGAGGGACGCTGGAGATGCTGAGGGTGGGATGCTCGGACCAGAGACAgggcccccttccctccccaccgcTGACCACCAGTTCAGACGCAGGGAATTCAGCCTTACAGCCACAAGGAAGTGGGTCCTGCCGTTCGTCAACCCGAACAAGCTCCGAAACGGGCTCTTCCAACGACACTGCCAGGGGAGCCCAGTGGGTAGACGGCTCCGCTTTGATCGTGTTAGACCTCGAGCCCGGAATCACGGGTGAGACTTCTCACCCACAGGGCAGTGAGATGGATCAGATATTGGTGTTGGTTGGACTTGGTACACATGGGGTCGTTTATTGTTGTCGTTcggtcacccagtcgtgtctgactctctgccaccccatggactgcaggacaccaggcttccctgtccatcaccaactcccagagtttgctcaaactcatgtccattgagtcggtgatgccatccaaccgtctcatcctctggggTTGCCAGGCTAGGGTTTCTGTAAGGTTCTGGGTAGGGGGTCTGTGTGCGGTCTCCTTGGGGGTCTGGGCTAGGGGGAGTTGTGGAGAGGGGGTGGTCCCAGCTGTAATCTGGGTGGAGTTCCGGTGAAAGTCTAGGTGGGGTGCCCCGGTTCCCGGAGAGTCCCAGCTGGGAGTCCACGTTCTGTCTGGGTGGGCTGGGAGGGGGTCCCACCATCCGGGCAGGATTCTCCAGTCTGTGGGAGGTTCCGAGTTCTGGGCCGGAGGTAGGTGGCGGGGCGGTTAGCGTATCAGGAGTCTGTGGTCAGAACGGACGGTTTGCGGTCCAGATTAGGCTCTTGGGGTTCGCGGGccaggaaaggggccctggggcaggagtcCAAAGTTGGGGGTGGGTCCACATCTGGGTGACGGGGCGTGCAGTCAGACAGAGTCCTGGGGGTCTGAGTGTGGTCCCAGGGGTGAAAGGGCTTTGGGACCTCAGGGGCTGTGTCCCTGGGGACTGTGGTCTAGACaggggacgtgtgtgtgtgtgtgtgtgtgtgtgtgtgtgtgtgtgtgtgactggagACTGTGGTCCAGACAGTGGACATGTATGAGTGGGTTTGTGGCCTGGACTTGGGTCCTTGGGGTCCATGATTGGACGGGGGTCCCAGGGTCTGGTCAGGGGTCCCTGGGGTCCATGATCCTGGGGGCTGTGGTGGTCCTGGAGTCCGGGTGGTGGTCCCTGGGGTCTATGATCTGCGGGGGTATCCCGGGGTCTGGTCAGGGGTCCCTGGGGTCTATGATGCTGGGGGTCCTCGAGACCAGGGGGGTCCCTAGGGTGCAAGATCCGAGGGGGAGTGTCCTGGGGTCAGGTCAGGGGACCCTGGGGTCTATGACCCGCGGGGGGGGTTCCGGGGTCCCCGTTCGGGTGGCGGGTGCTCGCCCCCCAGGGTCGGACTGGGGTCCGGGAGGGGCTGGGGACGCGCGCGCGCGGGGCGGGAGTCGGGGGGCGCGcgcaggaggggctgggggcgcgcgcgcggggcggggcgcgggcgcgcgggcggggcgcggggcgggccGGCGCGGGCGCGTTTCCGCCGTCCGGCCCGGAGCTCCGAGTCCCGCGgaagcggcggcggcgggggcagcCATGTCGCCTTTGTCCGCGGCGCGGGCGGCCCTGCGGGTGTACGCGGTGGGCGCGGCGCTGATCCTGGCGCAGCTGCTGCGCCGGTGCGTCCGGGGCTTCGTGGAGCCAGGTCAGCGGCCGGGGAGGGGCCCGGGGAGGCGGCGAGGGGCCGGGGCCGCGCGGGCCGGGCGGAGCTGCGGGGAGCTGGCCGGGGACCGCGCCGCCGGGCCCGGGGCGCGCCCTCCGCCCGTGGAGGGGACCCCCAGGTTTGGGGCGGAGCTGGGAATGGGCGCGGGGAGGCGGGCGCGTCGGGCGCTCCCGGAAGCAGGGCCGGGCGGCCTTGGCGGTGGGAGGAGGCGCGCCCTCTCCAGTGCCCCGCCCGCTCCGCGCGTCCCGGGGGCCGGGGTCGCCAGGGGGTCCCGCGCGCcctggccgggggtggggggtggggggtggcaggtTCGTGCGCGCCGCGTCGGGCGCTCCCGGAAGCCGGGCCGGGCGGCCTGGGGGGTTGGCTTGGGGGGAAGGCGCGCCCTCCCCAGCGCCCCGGGGGCTGGGGTCTCTCCAGGGGATCCGTGCGCGCCCCAACTGCGGCGGGAGACCCCCCCGCCCTCCCCCGGGGTCCCTGCGGTCTGCAGACCCGCATCTCGGAGGGAGGCGGGGGGCGCCCGAGATCCCGGCCCCGCGCAGGCTCCAGTAGGACGGGGCCTGCCCGGGTTTGCGGGGACTGGAGCGGGGGGGCGCGCCAAGGGGCCGGGGGCGGCTTCTAGGAGCCCTGGAGAGGGGGGCTTCCGTTTAGTGGCCTCTGGTTTCTCCGGCCTGCACCACCTGCGCAGAGCCTCGCGGCCCAAACTTAGCGGTGCGGGGACCCGTTCGTGTCTTCACGCATATTAGGGCCCCCCTCCAACCCCAATCCGAGGTGGGGGGGTCTCCAGCTGTGTCCGGTCACCTCAGCGTTCTCAGGACCTGGATCGAGGAAGTCGGTGTTGTTTCTGTCTGCTCTTGAATTGCAGGATATCAAAATAACTCGAGGGTCTGTGAGCCGTAAATGACATGTGAATTTTTCTAGGTGAAAAGGAGCTACTTTCGGAAACAAAGTATTCTCTGGGAAGCGTGGTGCCCTGTTACCTTGTAAAGAATCTCTTTATCGTCTGGCGtaagaggagagagagattaTCAAATCCAACTGTGTTTTCAAGGGTGTTGGCGTAGCACCCTCGGGCAGCCTGTGGGCAACGCCCCTGACCACCCCCGGGAGACTGGGGTGGAAAAACAGTCAAAGAGGCTCTTAGTATGCTTGTGAAAATGCCTTCCAGGGCCTCCATCACCCCCCCGGAAGGTGCAGCAGGGCCCAGACCTTGCTCACCTGCAGCTTGAAGCACAAGTACTTGTTTTTCTATCCTCTCTGGGTCTTCACCCAGGGAGATACATCTTCCAGCTTTATGGGAGCTAAGCGTTTCGTTTTCTGATACACTGCATTttggtgcttttttaaaaagcacatcgAGGATGACTGGAAAAGACTGCGGAGGAAGGCAGAGTACCGCTTTGACATCTTGGGCTGACTTGTAAACAGTGAAGGACTGTGAAGAGCTGTCCCACCTTTGCCCCCAGACGGGCCCTAAATTGCAGAGCGCTCAGGGGAggttgtgggcttccctgctagctcagacagtaaacactctgcctgcaacgcaggagacccgggttcgatccctgggcggggaagatcccctggagaagggaatggccacccactccagtattctggcctggagaatcccatggacagaggagcctggccggtcAGACATTGAACTTTGCCCAGGTATGCAGCTAAATAAATTGTAACCCAAGAGGCCCAGTTCTGATGCAGAAtagctggggtttttttttgttttgtttctaaagtctttattgaatttgttgacaatgttgcttctgtttttatgtttctgggttttttttgatTACTGAGTCATAAGGGAACTTAGCAACCccacccgggattgaacctggtattgaaaggccaagtcttaaccattagtccaccagggaattcctggtttTTTGCCTTGAAGCatcagatgttttcttttttaatagtatGTATAGTCTATATAAATGTGTACAAAGTATAAAATGATTAGTGTGGAAGTACTGCAGGGAGGAAGTCACccattctgactccatgttggaagctgtttctttgacttgctttttattattatagagaaaaaaaaaaaaaagtcgctcagtcctgtctgactctctgtgaccccatggactggataacctatcaggcacctctgtccatgggattttccaggcaggaacactggagtgggttgccatgcccttctccaggaagatctcctagagaagggaaaggcttacccaccccagtatcttggcctggagaattccatggactgtagtccatggggtcggaaaagaGTCccaaacaactgagcgactttcattaaAGTGCATTTATTTAGCTCTGGAGAGAGAGTTTGTCCttgcccacctgtgaatagaTGAGATTAAAACACCCCTTAGGAAGGCTGGACATTTCGTGgggagatgttttgcaagactcaAGACCCTTTGACTTGACTTCCAcgctgtctctccctctctccttttgacttcacTTCTGCGTTGCTTCTTTCTCTCGGATCTATataagaacctggcatccagaccccaataagatgcTTACTTTGAGGCGCTAGCCTGCCATGTTCTCGGTCTGCAGGCTCCGTGATTAAAGTCTCTTTCTTGCCTCAACAGTTTGTCTCTCGGATTCAGTGGCCTGTGGTGTGGAGAGCAGAGTGACCATGGTCTCAGTGACAGAATTActttcttatttatatattttaaagtgataACGACAAACCACGGCAGTGATTGCTGAAGTGCACTTGGTATTGTGAAaggtcttgttaaaaaaaaaaaatttatgaattgAATGATAATTTCTCTATagtgttgtgttgctttctgctgtaaaatACTGTGAATCAGCTagcagtttagtcactcagtcttgttcagctctttgcagcctcatggactgcggcacgccaggcttccctgcccatcaccagctcctggagtttactcaaactcatgtccatcgagtccatgacgccatccaaccatcccgtcctctgttgtcccctctcctcctgccttcagtctttcccagcatcaggatcttttccagtgagttagtgtcagggggccaaagtgttggagtttcagcttcagcatcagtccttccaatgaacatccaggactgatttcctttaggatggactggttggatctccttgcagtccaagggactctcaagagtcttctctaacaccacagttcaaaagcatccgttcttcggcgctcagctttctttatggcccaactctcacatccatacatgaccactggaaaaaccacaactttcactagacagacctttgttggcaaagtaatgtctctgctttttaatatgctgtctaggttggtcatagcttttcttgcaaggaccaagcgtcttttaatttcatgactgcaagtcaccatctgcagtgatgtaggagcccaagaaaataaagtctgctactgtttccacatctatttgccgtgaagtgatgggatccaatgccatgatcttagttttttttttttttgactgttgagttttaagccagcttgaaTCGGCTATAGGTTTACATCTGTCcctttcctcttgagcctccctcccacccccatccacccctctgggtcatcacagagtcccgagctgagccccctgtgctatagagcagatTCCCACCAGCCGTCTGTTTCACACGTGGTCGTGTGTGCATATACGTCAACGCTcgtctctcaattcgtcccactgTCTCCTTCCCCTGATGTGTGTTCACAAGTCCGTTCTCTGCGCCCGTGTCTCGGTTCCCGCTCTGGTCTCTGATCACCCACCCGGAGAGGTCAGATCGCACGTCCGATTTAAAACTTCCTTGCTTATGCTTGTTGCTAACATTTGCACGTCAGGTATTGAATATCTGCTGAGCCTGCCTGGGGATCATCTCAGCCCTTCGATGGTGGCTTGCTTGGGCAAACGTGGAGTTTTCTGGAGGTGAGCTGTTTCGCGTCTTTTTCATGGGGGAAAACTGGCAGCACATACGTGTTCATTGCACTTGAATAACTTCTACCGGCGCGACTGCGATAACGATGGAGGTTTCTCTCCCACATTTATAACCGTCCCTTTGGAAGTGTTCATGGCCCTGCATGTTTTATTTGCTGGGGCAGGCGTGCAGCGTGCGTGCCCAGGGATTCTGTGAAAAGGTGGAAGAAGATGCTTGAAAAAGGAGCTGACTCCTGAAGGGGACCTTTTCTTAAAACGTATGACTACAGACAAGAGCGTGAGAAACTCATGGTGGTTGGAGGTTTATGCGTGTCTAGAGACGTATGTGGGCGAATGAAGAATTCCTCTAATAGAGCCTGACTTCCACATTCTCTATGGTGATTGTCTGTTACAActtcttcttgttcagttgctaagtcatgtccgagcctgccatcccatggaccgcagcacaccgggcctctctgtccattatcaactcctggagtttactgaagctcatgtccattgagttgatgatgccatccaaccatctcatccgctgtcgtccccctctcctcctgccctcagtccttcccagcaatcagggtcttttccagtgagttgacacttggcatcaggtggccaaactgttggagtttcagcttcaacatcagtccttccaatgaacacccaggactgatctttaggatggactggttggatctccttgcagtccaagggactctcaagagtcttctccaacaccacagttccaaagcatcaattctttagtcaaaccattgctttgactagacggacctttgtcagcaaagtgatgtctctgctttttaatacacagtctaggttggtcatagcttttcttccaaggagcaagagtctcttaatttcatgtctgcagtcggtgattttggagcctaagaaaataaaggtaCCATGCAGATTTTCGCGTAAGAATTCTGTTTCAGGGACTCCCCTGGGGGTCCCACGGTTAAGGCttcttgcttccactgcaggggcctcaGGTTCCATCTgtggttggggagctaagctcTTCCATGCATTAAGCATggcccccaaattaaaaaaaaaaaatgcaaaaaaaaaaaaaaaaatccatgatggACAATaaccacaaaaaattaaaacaaaaacagttctGTTGCAAATAGGAGTCAGGCCTTCTGATCTGGAAAATGGACTTTGGTCTGGAAAATGGACTTCTGCTGATGGGCTGACTGTCCAGCTCAAGAACAGAGGTCAGCTGGCCCATTTACGAAGCCATTTTAGGGCGGATTCTAGTTTTTGagctgtaggatttttttttaaaaagtctgtcaAGAAGAAGTAGCATCTGGTTGGTTTTGCGTACATATGCATAGTTGGGATCTGTCACTCCAGGGAGACAAAACCATAATTTGGTTGATCTTTGGCTCTTTTTTAGtcttgaaaagaaatgaggactccccctcccccaagagCTTCGGTTTATGTGGCTTTTTGCTTGTCTATATGGATCCAATTCAGTTACGCGTTAATAaagttaaaacaaatgaaaattttttttgatgatgttgAGAAATTCTTGTCACAGTTGCTTAGCTGTGGTCATGGTATTGTGGTtatgtttttttatcttttatcggGAAATACAGTTTTCTCCCAGGGAGGGGCCAcagttggtaattttttttttttttttaatgtaggagAAACAGTACTACTCAACGGCTACTGAAACATTGCCAGCCCTGAGAACTCCTTTATTATTCTAGCATGTTATAGATTCCATCTTGCAGAGGAATGAGGAGCCGACATTCACATGCAGTAACTGAAAAAAAACTTGAAAGCGTTAGCACGGAAATCTATAACATGTATTTCAGATCACGTTCACAAGACACTGACATGTTATTCCCAGTAACATCTctttgttgttgtcgtttagttgctgagtcataaccaactctctgtgaccccgtggactgtagcccgccaggctcctctgtccatgggattctccaggcaagaatcctggcgtgggttgccgtttccttctccaggggaatcttcccgacccaggaatcgatcccatgtctcctgcattagcaggagggttcGTTACcagtgcgtcacctgggaagcccaacatttaaatttttctgcCTTTTACCCAGCGAAAAATTACAAACCACTTACATGCACTCCGTAGTAACAATTTTTTTCAACTGAAGAAAAAATAGTAAGCTGCTGATATGTTATTCCcagtaatgtgttttttttttttttttttccttttcacccaACAAAAAACAACTATATACTCCCCAAACAAACACCAGATCAGGGAGCGTAGTGGCTGTTTCCAGTTCTTGCCAGTTTCTGGAAGTCCTGGTGGAGCAGAGTGATGCTGGCCCTTCACTTGGTGACTTTATTGCTAGTCTTGGGACACGGCTGTTGTGTTTGGGGACGATCTGGCCGGTGCCACTGCTGTGA carries:
- the LOC133052994 gene encoding basic proline-rich protein-like; amino-acid sequence: MQFTLIGLSYYFVIVMPITTKDHSTTTGPMMAGFPEAPDEDGDTGRRPRKPGQAPSYWSLRGAGISGAPRLPPRCGSADRRDPGGGRGGLPPQLGRARIPWRDPSPRGAGEGAPSPQANPPGRPARLPGAPDAARTNLPPPTPHPRPGRAGPPGDPGPRDARSGRGTGEGAPPPTAKAARPCFRERPTRPPPRAHSQLRPKPGGPLHGRRARPGPGGAVPGQLPAAPPGPRGPGPSPPPRAPPRPLTWLHEAPDAPAQQLRQDQRRAHRVHPQGRPRRGQRRHGCPRRRRFRGTRSSGPDGGNAPAPIIDPRDHHPDSRTTTAPRIMDPRDP